The genomic window ATTCGTCAACACAACGAAGGTCAAGATCAGCAAGACGACACCACCGGCAGTTTATCCACACTGGTTGACGCCATTCAACGGGCGATCGACCACAAAGTTGACGTCATAAACATTTCCTTGGCCGCGTGCGTGCCCGCCGATGCAGAACTCGATTTAACGCCCCTAGAGCAGGTGCTTGCACGCGCCGAAGCGGAAGGTGTTGTTGTGGTGGCTGCAGCAGGCAACGCCGGCGGCACCTGTGACGCACAAGCGAAAGTATTGCCCGCTGCCATGCCCACAGTGTTGGGCGTTGGTGCATTAGTAAACCCGCGCCAGCTCGCCGACTATTCCATGCCTGCCCTCGGTGAGAAGTTGAGTGCGCCCGGACACGTTGCTGCTGCTCTGAATCCCCGTGGCCCGGGTCTTGTTGGTGGTCTCGACCAACACCACAACGTAGAAGCATTTGAGGGTACGAGCTTTGCTGCGCCGGTGGTCAGCGGGACCGTTGCGCTCCTGCGTCAACGATACCCAGAGGCAACCCCTGGCGAGATCCGGGAGTTGCTGTGGAACAGCGTTGATCCAAACACCGGGACAATTCATCCCGACACCGCGATTAGCTTCCAACACACGGCGGCGACGCACCGCGAAGCGCATATTCAAGCTGACCGGCCTCACGGATCGCCTGCCAGAGGGCACCTGTTGTGGGTACTGCTGGGATCCGGAGCGATTTTGTTGTCTTGTGTGATTTTTGGCCCGCGCCGTGGCTAGCCAAACGTTGCCATGACCTCATCGAGAGCTGGAATCATTCCGAGCTTCCAACCAACCCAGGTCAGCCCCAGCACCGTAATCCACGCGGCCACAATGGTGCCCGAGATGAGTGAATAGCGCACTTTCTTCGGTTGCGGTTGATACCACGTGCTGAAGCGATCGTAGGAGTTCACTCCCCACCCCAACAGCCGCTGCGCCCAGTGCACCTCTAATGACAAAAT from Corynebacterium gerontici includes these protein-coding regions:
- a CDS encoding S8 family serine peptidase; the encoded protein is MKHLRLSALTALTLMFAGGTQILAPSAVAQQCPATLGASDAAIRAQAMQADTYRPAHRFADGAGVTVAVIDTGVEPHPRLLLHEDNEAGDCQAHGTIVAGIIGARDQGDGVVGVAPGARILGIRQHNEGQDQQDDTTGSLSTLVDAIQRAIDHKVDVINISLAACVPADAELDLTPLEQVLARAEAEGVVVVAAAGNAGGTCDAQAKVLPAAMPTVLGVGALVNPRQLADYSMPALGEKLSAPGHVAAALNPRGPGLVGGLDQHHNVEAFEGTSFAAPVVSGTVALLRQRYPEATPGEIRELLWNSVDPNTGTIHPDTAISFQHTAATHREAHIQADRPHGSPARGHLLWVLLGSGAILLSCVIFGPRRG
- a CDS encoding TIGR02611 family protein, whose translation is MGSMRDAVAEKVERLERNHEMLKQRRYGFLVRPLVLGLGGLVVILGLITIPFPGPGWLTVFIGVGILSLEVHWAQRLLGWGVNSYDRFSTWYQPQPKKVRYSLISGTIVAAWITVLGLTWVGWKLGMIPALDEVMATFG